DNA from Chloroflexota bacterium:
ATTATACGCTGCCCTGACGGAAGCTGTCAATAGCCAAACCCCGACGGAATGACTACGCGATAACACGCACTCCAGACGATTCCCGATCCCACCCGGCCGTCCATGATATGCGAATCCCTAGCCCGCCAACCCAATGTCGCGCCGCAGGCCCATGTATGTATCACGTAAAGCGCCCTGGAGCCGTCCATTGCTGGCCAGGCACGCCCGCACCACGGGCCCCAAGGCGGGCTCTTCCCAGGCCTCCGTCGCGCCCCCAGCCTCCTCCACCAGTAAGAACCCCGCCGCGATGTCCCAGATGCGCAATTCGGGGTTCATATAGGCGTCATACCACCCGGCCGCCACATAGCAGAGCCCCAACGCGGCCGCCCCCATGGAGCGGATGGCGATCACGTCCCAGGACAGACGATCGATCATCCCCGTCAGCACCCGTCGCCCGCGATCCCCTCGCGGCCAATCGTATCCCACGATCGCCTCGGCCAGACCCTCCGTCCGACTCACCCGCAGACGCCGCCCGTTTAACCAGGCTCCCTCGCCGCGGCGGGCGTGAAAGAGGTGATCCCGCACAGGATCATATACGACGCCGATAAAGGATTCCCCCCAATGCTGCAGCGCGATGCTCACGCAGTAGCTGGGCATTCCCCGAGCGTAGTTCGTGGTGCCATCTAATGGATCGATGATCCACTGCCACTCGGCCCCGCCGACCTCCCCGGCCTCCCCCTCCTCGGCCAGGATGGCATGATGCGGGAAGCGCTCACGCAGCCCTCGCACGATCACCCGTTGCGCGGCTAGGTCCGTCTCCGTCACCAGATCATGCCGCCCTTTCCAGGAGACGGGCAACGAGAAGGCAAGCGCCCCTCGTGCGATCCGCCCCGCCTCCCGCGCCAGGTGAACGGCCGTCTCCAACATCAGGCGGTCCATTTCCACGTCAGAAGCCGCCCCCTCCTAACCGGGCTTAGAACGGCTGAGGATGCGCTGCAGAACGCGCGCGGTCAACTCCGCCCGCTCATCGCGCAGCAGCGGAAGGCGAGACCGAACCCGCCGCAACTCCGCCAGATCCAGCTGGGCCGTGGCCAGGGACTCCTCGAAGTAAGGCGCCTTCCCCAGCAGCTCGCCAGCCGGTCCGACGCAGAACGATCCGCCCCAAAAGTTCACGCCGTCCTCGAAGCCCACCCGGTTGACGTGGACGACGAAGGAGGTGAACACGGCCGCGTACACCCGGTTCAGATCCTCCACAAAGCGCATGCTGCTCAGCCGGCCATCGCCCGGATCGCTCAGCCCCCGCCCCGGGCTCGACGAGACGTGGATCATCAGGTCGGCGCCATCCAGCCACAACAGGTAAGGCGGCGAGATGTGCCAGAAATCCTCGCAAATGAGCACGCCCACCCGGCCGAATCGCGTCTCAAAAGAGCCGATGTCCCTTCCAGCGGCCAGGTAACGCCCCTCATCAAACATGCTGTAAGTCGGCAGGTACAGCTTGCGATGCACATGCACGATATGCCCGGCGGAGAGATAGGCGGTCGCGACGAAGAACCGATACCGCTGATCCCGTTCGATGAACCCCACCACCAGGTCCATGTCGCGACTCTCCTCGGCCAGCCTCCCCAACACCGGATCGGCGGTATCCGCCGGCCGGGCCACCACCGGGACCAGGTCCTTCAAAAAATAGCCGGTGAGCGAGAGCTCGGGGAAGACCAGGAGATCAACCCCCAGATCGCGCGCCTGAGCGATGAACTCCAGGTGACGATCCAGGTTCGCATCCACGTCCCCCAGCCGCGGGCGAAGCTGTCCGAACCCAACGGTCACGTGTGGAGGTGTCGAATGAGCGCTCATGCCACCCATTATAATCGGCCCGGTGATTCTCCGCAAAGCCACGGTTGATCGGATCGTATACCCTGAGGAGATGTTTTCCGCGGAGAGGGGCTCCCCATAGACAGACGGCCCCCTGCACGCAGAGGGCCGTCCGTTCCTCAAGCGAAACCCCAACGGGAAACCGACCTCGGGGCCTCAGTCAGAGTACTTGATCTCCATCTCCACATCCGTGAAGGTGAGATGGTAGAAGAAGGCCAGGGGCGGCGGGAAGTTGTCCGTCATCCCGGGACCTGGAGCGTCGTGGAACACCAGATGGAACTCCAGGCGGTCGTTATCGACCACACCATTCGCCGGGGTGACCATGGGGTTGAAGATCCCCCCATCCACCGTGCGCACCGTCCCATCATCGCCGCGCACCCCCACGGTCGTCATAGTGTGGGCAAGCCAAAGCGGGGTGGGACCGTCGAACGGATTCTCAAAGGGCCTTCCGTTCAGGGTGACCTCGGCCGGCCCCCAGGTGGCGAGGTGGTTGAAAACCGTCGGCAGGACCGGGCCGCCGGCCGTGGTATCGCCATGCAGGTATACGTTGGTGGTGACCGGGTCTCCCGTCACGAACTCCGTGTCGGAGGCCGAGGGCC
Protein-coding regions in this window:
- a CDS encoding carbon-nitrogen hydrolase; the protein is MSAHSTPPHVTVGFGQLRPRLGDVDANLDRHLEFIAQARDLGVDLLVFPELSLTGYFLKDLVPVVARPADTADPVLGRLAEESRDMDLVVGFIERDQRYRFFVATAYLSAGHIVHVHRKLYLPTYSMFDEGRYLAAGRDIGSFETRFGRVGVLICEDFWHISPPYLLWLDGADLMIHVSSSPGRGLSDPGDGRLSSMRFVEDLNRVYAAVFTSFVVHVNRVGFEDGVNFWGGSFCVGPAGELLGKAPYFEESLATAQLDLAELRRVRSRLPLLRDERAELTARVLQRILSRSKPG
- a CDS encoding inositol monophosphatase — encoded protein: MEMDRLMLETAVHLAREAGRIARGALAFSLPVSWKGRHDLVTETDLAAQRVIVRGLRERFPHHAILAEEGEAGEVGGAEWQWIIDPLDGTTNYARGMPSYCVSIALQHWGESFIGVVYDPVRDHLFHARRGEGAWLNGRRLRVSRTEGLAEAIVGYDWPRGDRGRRVLTGMIDRLSWDVIAIRSMGAAALGLCYVAAGWYDAYMNPELRIWDIAAGFLLVEEAGGATEAWEEPALGPVVRACLASNGRLQGALRDTYMGLRRDIGLAG